The proteins below come from a single Candidatus Bathyarchaeota archaeon genomic window:
- a CDS encoding geranylgeranylglyceryl/heptaprenylglyceryl phosphate synthase, which yields MHGQVEKYLLEKIKADGAIHITLIDPENATPSQAAAIAQSSASSGTSAIMIGGSTSDSEEHLDNVIKAIKGVVDLPTILFPSNINGISQYADAIWFMSLLNSEAQFFLMGAQIAGAPLVKKFNIEPISMGYIIVGDGGTAGKVGKAIKIPFDKPELVVAHALAGQFLGMRFIYLEGGSGVVAPVPPEMIRAVKQAIDVPLIVGGGIRTHEQAALAVSAGADIIVTGNVVEKTDGTQRVTEIIKGIQVAKR from the coding sequence ATGCATGGGCAAGTTGAAAAATACTTACTCGAAAAGATAAAAGCCGATGGCGCAATTCACATAACTTTGATTGATCCAGAAAATGCTACGCCAAGTCAAGCTGCTGCTATTGCGCAAAGCTCTGCTAGCAGTGGGACTTCTGCAATTATGATTGGTGGTTCAACTTCTGATTCTGAAGAACATCTTGACAACGTCATAAAAGCCATAAAAGGTGTAGTGGACCTTCCCACGATACTTTTCCCAAGTAACATAAATGGGATCAGTCAGTATGCAGATGCCATCTGGTTTATGTCTCTTCTAAACTCTGAAGCACAGTTCTTTTTGATGGGCGCCCAAATTGCAGGTGCGCCTCTTGTCAAAAAATTTAATATTGAGCCAATCTCGATGGGTTACATAATCGTGGGTGATGGTGGCACCGCTGGCAAAGTCGGTAAAGCAATAAAAATCCCCTTCGATAAGCCTGAATTAGTGGTTGCACATGCACTTGCTGGACAGTTTTTAGGTATGCGTTTTATTTATCTTGAAGGTGGCTCTGGCGTGGTGGCTCCTGTTCCTCCAGAAATGATACGTGCCGTTAAACAAGCCATTGATGTGCCTTTAATTGTTGGCGGTGGAATCCGAACTCATGAGCAAGCAGCATTGGCGGTTTCTGCTGGAGCTGACATTATCGTAACTGGAAATGTTGTTGAAAAAACTGATGGTACTCAGCGAGTTACAGAAATAATTAAAGGCATCCAAGTAGCAAAACGTTAG